The following DNA comes from SAR324 cluster bacterium.
TGGGCCTCAGATTTTCCATGGATCAGTGAGAAACCCGGTTACAAAGAACAACTGGCTTTAGTGGACTACTTACTTCCAAAATTGAACACTAAAGATCGCACAATGATATGTGGAGGGAATGCCGATAAATTATTTGTTTTTTAATTCGGAACTGAATAAAAACATTACAAATTTCAATAAATAGAAAAATTTATTATTTATATTCAAATAAATATAGATACAAAATATCAGTTCGAAAAAAACGGATTTAACTTGACTAGCTGAAGTTCATTTATAAAATCCGCTTTTTTTAACCTCACTAGTAAGGATAGTTATGGTGTTGAAAATGTTCAAAAAAGTTCGATTCACTAGTTACCAAAAATTCAGTGTCCTCACAACTTCTGTTTTAGCTTTTGGTACAATTGCACAAGCAGCTCCTATTGAATTGACAATGCAGCACATGGAGCAGCCACCAAGTCGTGTAGAAGCAATGCAGGTGGTTGTTGATAAGTTCAATGAGAAATATCCTGAATATCGGATGAAACAGAATGTGGTAGGTTGGGGAGAAGCCTTCACAAGGGTTCCAGCTCAGATTGAAGCAGGGGTGTCTGTTGATTTGCAACAGGCCATTCCAGGTTTTTTCGTTTATGTCAGAGAGATGGGTGCTAAGGGAGTAAAGCCAGCGACAAGCGTCTATGAGCAGGTAGCGAAAGAGGTGAAATTTATTGATGCATACGTGGATCAATACCGTGCTGAAGGTGAAATTTGGGCTATCCCAGCTTTTGGAATGCTAGAACTTCTGATGTATAACAAAAAGCATTTTGAAGAGGCAGGAATTCCACATCCTCCCAAAACTACCGAAGATGTTTTGGCAGCAGCCAAAAAGTTGACTGATCCTGATAACGATAGATACGGATTTGCTCTTCCAGCTAGTGATACATTAGCTGGAACTCAATCAATTTATACCTGGATGGGGGCATTTGGTGGCAAGAAGATTTTTGATGATTCATGCAATCCTATTGTGAATAATCCTCAAAACAAGCGCGCTTATTCTTTTTTGAAAGAACTGGCTTCTTACAGTCCTCCAGACATTGGTTCTTATGCTTGGGCTGAGGTGGAAGGCTCATTGGTGTCAGGTCGGGCTTCCATGATCACTTTTAAGAATGCTTTCATGAATTCCTGGATCAATGATTCAGGTCTAGGACCAAATGACCTTGGGGCGGCTCCTATCCCTGTTCCAAAGGATGGAAGTGGAGAAAGATTCTCCCTAGCCTATTCAAATGCATTCATGGTAATGACTGATGATCCAAAAAAACAAGAAGGTCTGGCAAAGTTCATGTCCTTTTGGTTGAGTCCTGAAATCTACGGCGAGTGGCTGGGAACATCTGAGCCGGGCTTGTTTCTTCCTGTGACAGATGATTCTAAAACCAATGAGATCATGTTCTCTGCCCCGGTCTTAAGCCAATTCAAAGACCAGCACCAAACTTCGCTGGATGAAGCCCCTTACACAGGAATGTATGG
Coding sequences within:
- a CDS encoding extracellular solute-binding protein → MFKKVRFTSYQKFSVLTTSVLAFGTIAQAAPIELTMQHMEQPPSRVEAMQVVVDKFNEKYPEYRMKQNVVGWGEAFTRVPAQIEAGVSVDLQQAIPGFFVYVREMGAKGVKPATSVYEQVAKEVKFIDAYVDQYRAEGEIWAIPAFGMLELLMYNKKHFEEAGIPHPPKTTEDVLAAAKKLTDPDNDRYGFALPASDTLAGTQSIYTWMGAFGGKKIFDDSCNPIVNNPQNKRAYSFLKELASYSPPDIGSYAWAEVEGSLVSGRASMITFKNAFMNSWINDSGLGPNDLGAAPIPVPKDGSGERFSLAYSNAFMVMTDDPKKQEGLAKFMSFWLSPEIYGEWLGTSEPGLFLPVTDDSKTNEIMFSAPVLSQFKDQHQTSLDEAPYTGMYGFMQNNYCPQVGQFEGQNFTAKAMEKMVVEDISPDEAVGYLEELMLNVK